The region AAGAGTGCAGCAGAACCCATGGAGAGGAGTGGCATTTGGCTGTTTACCCCGAGCAGTGGAGCATATAAGATGCCCCCCATACCTTCCTCCACTTCCACCCACGCTGAGAGGTAAACTCTACATATGAACTTCTGAACTCGGGGGGGCTGTACtaaccaaggacagaaactgggagtgggggggtgacaattgggttgttggacttaagatcctgaggggaaaaggacactaccaaacttacttggggatgggacttttgctcatggttggtgttatgaatcttgtttgtggtgtttccctaacataatgccgcattgtttccctcctttattaaaaggcttttgctaaaCTCAGACTCCATGCTTGCAAGAGGAGAAGtactgcctcttagaggcacccaggggggtggtatgtaattgtcccaggtcactgggtgggagctcgagccagttttgcattgtgttatagaaatggaacccctagatactgaacccggcccttgttgctgtcaACTCTGACCGGCAGAAGGGTTATACAAATTTTCTTAATACTTGGTACCAGAGTCAAactttaactgctgaagaagaggagttgctatgacatggacatccagtaatcatccctccataatgccaactataataaacttcagagctaagggtgatgATGTTggaaagaaagtcacaccagtgaactggtggaaatcacttaagcacttggattcagagaccgttgaagtgataatctcacttttaacagcaggagcttcttctgccagtgtagaaagaatattttcttcctttcgactaattcattccaaattgagaaatcatttgagacctgaaaaagcaggaaaggttgtttttcttttccagattatgaacaaacaggaaaatgaaggtaaagatgactgagttagcagcagaagccaatatttaaaaaaaaggagtacttgtggcaccttagagactaaccaatttatttgagcataagctttcgtgagctacagcacacttcatcggatgcattcagtggaaaatacagtggggacatttatatacatacagaacatgaaaaaatgggtgttatcatacacactgtaaggagagtgatcagttaacccacacaccacacaacagaaccactaacccaggaacctatccttgcaacaaagcccgttgccaactgtgtccacatatctattcagggggcaccatcatagggcctaatcacatcagccacattatcatgCCATGTACATTGCCATGTACagtaccatgtacattggtcagactggacagtctctacgtaaaagaataaatggacacaaatcagatgtcaagaattataacattcataaaccagtcggagaacacttcaatctctctggtcactcgattacagacctaaaagcggcaattcctcaacaaaaagacttcaaaaacagactccaacgagagactgctgaattggaattaatttgcaaactggatacaattaactcaggcttgaatagagactgggagtggatgggtcattacacaaagtaaaactatttccccatgtttatttcccatcccccacccccaccccccactgttcctcagacgttcttgttaactgctggaaatggcccaccttgcttatcacaacaaaaggttttctccctcccccccgccccccgctctcctgctggtaatagctcatcttaagtgatcactgtccttacagtgtgtatggtaacacccattgtttcatgttctctatgtatataaatctcctcactgtattttccactgaatgcatccaatgaagtgagctgtagctcacgaaagcttatgcgcaaataaattggttagtctctaaggtgccacaagtactccttttctttttgcgaatacagactaacacggctgctactctgaaaccaatattttaagtttctcatgttgacctggctgacatagtctatttaatttttggtttttgtttttaaatatttcatttaactattttagttaaaaacaactttaacaaaaacaaacctcattttaaaaacttgaatgtttaactaaattcacaaaaagaaaaggagtgagctgtagctcacgaaagcttatgctcaaataaatttgttagtctctaaggtggatacagactaacacggctgctaactctgaaacctaactaaattcaaaaattcatatgcttgttttgttaaaatattatatgtttgctattgaagaaaaaaatccagaatacataatgttgttgttttagttaaataaaacaatttaaatatctgtttggtgatgttctcctcctaatacagcatggcaagaaaatccttcaaatattaatgattaacctgttgaattggagatagtccacctcccaatgacttcataaatatctccttcaattatctttggtaaataaaataaccaaacaatcattcattttctgatatagctgtaaaactaatctgaaaagttttcaaaataaatcactgtttaaaaatgtatagtgtgtaccttctaaaaacgaAACCTACATCTATTTCTGAGTTGTAAAGAATAcatattaaggttataacaaccaacaagaatgcacttctatgtagaaatccatgagtaaatcaagtcttcctgactagtgatgtaaatcaatttgatttaaatcaaatccaccctgattgaagATCACTCATTCTGAACTTAAATGCTTTCAGCGCTTTCCCAATCCCACTTGCCCATCCTCAACTACATGCCCTGCGTGGAAATGTAAcaaagggaagattttcaaaagaggtcAGGGCCAGGTTTTTAAGAGGTCAGCACCAAaagctggggccagattttcaaaattgctcagcTGCCAGCAGATTCCATCGTGACATTCAGAGACAGATTTTCAGATCAACGTGCACTGAACTGTGACAGTTTTGAGACCTGGGAAGTGTACGGAGTTCAACCAGTGATGCTGGAATGTGCCAGATGGgcatggacttttgggacaataagcTGTTTGAGTTCCCTGGGAATCCTTGGGGAATGGTTAGTGCAAATTCCACAACTGCATTTATGTAAaaactcagccttttgaagctatgccctgaggagaaAGCCATTGACTGGTGACTACCTGTTCCTAGAGATCAAAGGCCTGAGCTGTATAAATAAGCTGCTGAACTGTCCAGGTGGGTCTGGTTCCTGATCTAAAAACTGACAAACATGTAACCAAAGGGGTAAACTCAGCGTAGGATTTGAAAGACTGACACATACCAGAGCCCTGTGTTGGAGCTGGGGGTGACCTCTGATAAGCTTTTAGAATGCATGTAGGTTCTTAAattgttttttatgttttctctgtaatgctttttgcCCTAAGAATAAATACAGTTTGTTTTGTGAAGGCTGGTTGGTGACTGGTGAGCACTGTTATGGTCCCTAAAGAACGAGTAAACCACAGGTGCTGGACCCCAGTCAGACCTGCAAAAAACCACAGTGAGGTGCAACAGGACTGCAAGCCCAAACCCCCATCTGAAGGGAGAGAGTGGCAGGTCTCTTCCCCAAAGAGAGGTAATGACTGCGTGCCCTCGAAAAAGACCAGGGGTGGCTAGGTGGGTGGGGGACAAAGGTGCAGTTAACCCAGAAAACTGTGACACCATACATATTTTGATTTGACATGAGGCTTCATAACTTTGAAAAGGTAATTATTTGTACACATTGGCCTCTCTCttgttttaggtctttggaagcAGAACAACTATACcagaataaagtcacttttatttcAGAATCCAGTAATCATacagggagttattccagaatagctacaGGGGAATAACTATTAGCTATGTTGGCCAATagccctgtgtagacaagcccttgtaTTTGGACTGCAGacactctggggcagggactgtcgctTCTTAGGTGTTTACACAGTAACTAGCACAGTGGGTCCCTGCTCTATGTTTGAGGCTTCTAAATGCtatgtggcaaattgctggcacgaTTATGATGGTCCCACGCTTCTTGTTCTTGTGGAGGGGGGTTCAGggcgcagtttcctgcccctgaactagggtatctactgttgTAACCCAGAGAAGAGTAGTGGAAAgagagggacccgggcccgccctctactccaggtcccagcccaggggccctagggatagtggcaaaccacttgaattagtgcttccttcccctgggctaattccctctcctgctcttcagcttgtggggttcctgccctctctctgcacaagccgggtgtctctttacctagggtcttggtcttctagccagccacggcacttctccaaactctcctctacttcaactcctccatactgcactctgctccaactccttcccctggctaattgaagcagggggtttttatcagatgactggcttcaggtgctttaattggcttcaggtgcttttaattaagctatagaaacctttcttccctctacagggaataaggcttctcctcatcctgggacttacatatctctcctatatcactctcctgctgccttctggccatgctgaaTCACAGCTCCAGAATAaatataataacaataatgttTGTGACACGGTTAGGTCTGAGCTGTACAAGACActaatgtggagagagagagactctcccAGAAGATCTCATGATCTAGAAGACAGACTTTGGAGAAGTAAGGACATGCTGGGAAATACAAAGAagagaacactttttaaaaacaccaccaccacctagcCTTTATATtgtacttttcatctgtagatctacAAGCACTTAACAAAAGAAGTgattatcattatccccatttcagaaATGAGAGAGccaaggcacagggaggtgaaatgacttgcccaagatcacccagcaatccagtggcagagctgggcatcgAAGAGcaagtctcctgaatcccagttgAGTGCTCTAGCCACAGTAATGAGATGGAGAAGAAAATTATGTTATTTACCCAAGGAATTAAGGTTTTTCAAATTCTAAAGAAACAGGAGGTCAGTGGAAGAAGTAGAGACTAATGAGCACCAGGCCAAAATCTATTCTCAGTTATGCACATGTAATCCCACTGGCACTGGGCTCAAGAGAGGTAATTTAATGCCAGAAAAGGTACATGAGACAATTCTGATATGATAGCATTTTAATGTCCACTTTGCACTGATGGAAACGATGCCACAAGGTTCAGCGTAACGGAGACTCAGATcccatggattttaaaaaaagatttttcaatCTGTTTACGGAAGGGGGTGAAGACAATCCAGAAAAGCTAGATTACTCGGCTAAAAACAATTAGCTCCCTGAATTGATCTCCTTCACAGATTCTCATGCTCAGATTGTGCACTCAGAACAAAAACCTGGTACAACTTACAAATCAACGTCAGGTCACTGTACTACTTGGAAAATTTTAAAACACTAGTCCACGCCCAGACCCAATGGACAAGAAGAACCAGGATGAGTCTATGGAGAAGTCACATTCAGAGACCATAAATTACAGCTATGTAACCCAGTTCCCCATCATTCTGCCTTCCTTCCTACACTGCCAGCATGCAATCCTAGGAGTTGTACCAGTGATTTCAATGAGGCCATGATTTCACCCCCAGTGTTCAAGACTAGAGACATTATTACAACGTCCAAACCAAGAGTTTTAGCACCAGCAGCCGTTGTACAGGTTTTCACCCATAGATTGTAAAGCTCTTTACAAGGGTGGGTTAGTGTCTTTAGCCTcgttttgcagatggggaaaatgagacacagagagaggatgtgacttgcccagtgaGTCAGTGCAATGTTGGGAAAAAAACGTTAGGTCTACTCACGTCTAGCACCCTGCTCATGGCACTACAGCACTGCTGCCATACCTCAGAATACTGCTAAGCAAGAACAAGTTAAAGCTGGAATTCTTAGAAAACATCTCTCTTTTCAGGGGAGACTATAAAGGCAGAGCCCACTCCCCACAGTAACTGCTGGTGACTTGGAGCCATTTCCTTACCTTGGTACTAACCTCTTCTTCTTCGTCACAATCCAGCCCTTGATGGGAGATCTCAGTAGGGCCGGTCTCCTGGATCAGGCTGCTTCCCAATGTCCTCATCCTCTTGCTCTCAGTTGTCACTCTTACTTTCAGGATATGAAACCCAGTGGATATGGACCCAACTTTCAGGTTGACAGGATCTCCATCAAACAACAGGTTATCTGGGCTGCTGTCTTCCTTAAAGCCAGGGGGCTGGTAATCATCAGGAGTTACTGTGCAGGAAAGAGGGTCCTCGGTTGATAGAGAGACTAAATTCTAAGCCACTTTAATCTGCAATAATGGACAAATCCAGAACCTAGCCCAAGTAATTAGGCACGGCTCTGGATAGATTCAATTGGGGTGTGAAGTGCAAAGGAAACATCGTCCCCAGGACATCAAAGCTTCTGCAGCCCAATGGTGAGAGAAGCCTCCACAAGTCTTTCTGCAGCCCCCTGTTGCCCAGATATACGTGGGTAACCCCACTATCTTCATATTCTCCCCGCATTTACATCATCTAACCCAGCTGAAGGCAGTGAGGTTGAAGAGGTGCAACTGGGCAGCATTTGCTCTACAGAATCTTTATTATTAGTGAAGAtacacaagaaagaaagagaccagtTTAATGTCAGATCGAAGTTTGTGGGGCTGGCACCTAGGaggaaaaaatatctttttatgTGTAAACTTGCAGTGGCTTGGTGGTCTAGTGGAAACCTCCTGATTTGTATGCAAATTGAAATCCTGGCTAATCTCTTACAGAAGTAATAAAAATTCTGTCCTACGATCTATTATGCAagatgtcagactagattatcataacaGTCCTTTCTGGCTTCAAAGTCTATTAACAGAGCACATTTGATCCAGAGTCACTCAGAGATAATAAACTTGGGCCTCTGTGTTGCCATTTATACGCTCACTTTCTGGAGAAATACCAACCTAGCCAAGTATGTTTGCGCCTCATACTGAGGTAAAGGGAAAGGATGTGTCCCTTTTCCATTGCCCAGCTGTATTTCTTACACAGTTTGTGACTATTTCCTTAAAAAGCAGGTGCCACATCTTTATGCACTGAATGGCACTATTCTATTTTGCATGCTGTCTCAACACAACAGCTTTCTGGGTCCAGATTTCACCTTTCTAGTCTTTGTTCCCTTTTACGGTGGCATGCGTTGCTCATGGGAGCTAACAGGAGGGGAAATCAGCTCGACGGGGCAGACTGTTCTCCACTTACCATCACTGTAGTAAAAGAGTTTCATGGTGAGGGTAATGTCATTGGGAAGGGGCCCGAGGTTCTGCATTAAGAGGTACAGCTTACGGATCAGCAGGATGCTACCTTTCTTAATCTCTTCACTGCTCACCCCCTTTGCAAAGCTCATTTTGGTGCTGTAGCCAAAACAAAAGAGCAACTGAATCATTAATGTCCAAACCCCAATTAAAAATATTCAGCTCCCACTGGTTTGTCTTGCACTACAGTAACAGAGCTTCAGTGCTTTCATGTAGGCCTAACATGAATAGGGAAGTGACGCAGACTTTCAACAGTGGGAGATGGCATGAAGGAACACAATAGTCCAGAGTTAAGAATCGTGTAATTGACAAGTGAACAGATATTGTAACTGGGGCAATAAACTTCATTATACAAGCGTCATGATTCACTTGTTAGTACATGACTAAATTGGGCACAAGCAGCCACAATGCAAGTGCCTTTCACCTACTTGACTAGCTTCTAAATAATTTTCCTCTAAGGAATGGGGGGAATTGGGTGAGAATCACATGTACAACAAACTCAAAGAGGTTATGTTCAAGTCCGTCCTGTTCTAATTGAAGTGCGTTGAATGCCCTAACTTCAGTCCTAACATGACATGCTAGTCCAGGGATAAAATTTTCAAGCGTGCCTAAGAGACACAGGATCCTAACTCCATTGATTctcagtgagacttaggctcctacatGTAGTTTATTCAAAGAACAGGACATTTTAATGAGGCCTGTAACCCATTTAGAAAGTCTTTGAGGGCATACGGGCTTGCTACCAAAAGTTACAAAAAGTTGAGATGATTTAAGAAAAGGCTTTTTTCTGGAAAGATAAAAGGACGTAGCTCTAAGTATGTCTAGTGAGTAGAGTTTAGTGTCTGTAGGAGAATCTTGAAGCTTATGAAAACATATTGGTAAGGCAATAAATTATATGGAAGACCAAAAATGCTTTTGGTAAAAAATCTGGATGATGCCTTAGGAAACAAAGCATACAGAGAATGAACCATCAAATCTTGAATTTTGGTTATCCTGCCAGCCAAGGTGATGACTACCAAACACACAGTTTTAACAGAGAAGTAaaaataggagctgcaggaacggcaaaccgttgacactgggagctgcggggagccgtgcctgcggacggtcaacataaacaaaatgtctcgcggcccaccaggggaTTATCCTGACAGGCAGCGTGccaaaggctgccgacccctgttTTAGTGACTGCAGCAGTCACTGAACATACTGCAGCGTCAGACATCCAGTGAGGCTTGCAGAGCTGTCTTGGCCACCAACTGGCCTTCTGTAGCCACTGCCTTCAGTTCATCTATGGTCTCCCGAGGAGGTTTTTCAGACAGATGTAAAACCTTTCCCCTGAAGAAAATTGTTGTTAGCCAATAAGGTTGATCATCAGCTATGCGAGTCTGCAAACTAGCAGATGAGTAAACTTTTCTCCCCAGAAGATCCATCTGCTTCGGCTCCTTGTTCCTGGGTTTAGTTTAGGGGGCCCAGGCAGCTTAGAGCTTTCCTAAGCTATCACTACAACCAAAGACCCATGGCCTGGCTGTGTGACAAAGTAGTCAAACGCCTCAAAAAGTACAAATGATCTGCCCTCTTAGATGGCAAACTCGAGAATGCCTTTCATTAATAGGCATGGTCCAACAACCCTGGGATACCGGGTGCAGGATGTCAATAAGTTATGTGACCTCTCCTGCACATTCTCCAGGAGAATCTCTAAAGTACCCACCATTCTTTTAAGGAGGTCCTTAAACGCCCTGACATTGCGTATTGTGGACATATCAGACAGAGTCATGGTCTTGTCAGATGGCCAGGGAACAGGCTGGTCCTCATAGTCCTCCATGAGGACTTCCTCACCAATTTTCAGGAGTTCCTGATGAGATGAATGAGACTCCCTAAAAGAATCCCTAAGGGAAAAGGGCAATTTTACTCTGGATTTCGATGAATCTCTTGAAATCCTGGGAGTGGTTGGCTTCTGAAGGCCTCTCCCTTAGCCTAAAGGGACAAGCCAATAAACCCAGGGTTCACGTAAAAGCAGAGGATAACAAATGATTaaacaggaatgggagtgagggtcacagggtcaaaagcaggaagccagagtgggacgctgagcagagaaccccagacaaggcccactgctcctcgaaggcgtccagggagccagtggatgcGGCCAAGAGGAACTCTGCGTGGATATGTGAGCAAAGCAAGAAGCGGAAGAACCCCACAGTCACAGGGCACCTCTCTGTCCAGCATCCTCCTCTTGGTATGGTGGATGGCCACTTTGGTCAGCACCAGGAAGAAGATGACCAGGAGGTCTTGTAACCTCATGGGGCCACGGATAGGATGTGCAGACATCAGAAGATCCGGGGGAAAGTGCAGCCAGAAGCTGaggagaaggttctggaggagccagaaaaggggctgcagcctggtgcattCGAGATAGATGTGCACCAGGATCTCCCTCATGCCACAGAAGAGGAAAGTGTCAGGAAGGGGGCTGTACTGCACCAAGTACATGCCTGTGCACACGGTTCCAAGAAGGAGCCACCAAAGAATATTCCCGGCGGGCCATGGAACCAAAGCGGAATACAGACTGGCCCAGCAGGGCTCCTCACCGTCCACAGGTGGTAGGAGGCCCTGCCATTTGGTGTCGGGGCAGGAGACGAGGGTGAAGAAATTAGAAGTATGGAGCATGAGCAAGTGCAGCTGTGTCCTAGGCATGGTTCAGTAACGCAGAGTGTGCGGCCGGAGCTCGCGGGGGCAGGCACCGATGACAAGGTCCAGAGGGCCAGGAGCAGGCGGGGAGCATCCTCCCACAGGCTGGTTCTTGACACACATAAATAAGCAGTCGATGGAAGAGGCTGAGGTCTCCACAGAGACCAAGAGGGCCAGGTTTACAAACCACATGGGAAAGGCATATGATACTACAAATGTGGAAACCAGGGCATGAGACCTCTCTGAAGCACTCCTTCCAAGGCCATTCACATGTTGCTAGGTGAGGTGGAGACTTCCTAGAAGGGCTCCTGATGCCGTGCAAAGATGAGGATGCAAATGTATAAAATTCCTTTCACAGAGGTGGTGATTCCTGAGGTGTAGGAAGGGGAAGAGCCTCACATCTGACAGCATAAGAGATAGTCACCAACACCACAGAGGTTGGACACGGAAAAAATTTCATCTTCGGAACATTCGGCTGTGGTACCAAAAGAGTCCTGCATACTGGAGAAAAAGGACAGAAATCTAGCAATGGGGACTCCTGTTCCAAAGTGATAGAAGGTGATGTCAAAGCAACTTTAGTGGATGAAGAAGGAAGCACCCATGACTCCAAGACGCCCACAGTACCGAGATAATGTTGTCAGTCACCGAAGGTATAGGATGCAGTACCATAGCTAAGGAACATGAGCCTCCCAGTCTTTGAAGGCTCACAATACCAATGTGGTTTCAAAGGAGCCATTTTAGACAAGTCCTCTTCTTTGTTGGTACCAGGGATGGCAATTGATGCTGAGCCCTGTCTGGAGATCTTTCTTCTTTTCTGGCTCCGGGAGCAGGAACTACTGATTGACCTGAGGAGGACTGACAAGAAGACTCAGAGTGCTTGACAGCAGCATGAAGTCTTCTGAGGACAAAGATCTATCTGCCAGAGAGATGTCTCTTATAGCTGAAGCACTCATTGAAACTGGTTTCAAAGCCAGAAGAGACTGTTCCCAAGGGGGTACCTCAGAGTCAGACACACTCCACGTAGatctttccattaaaaataattttacactGGCATCATGAGCCCTCTGTATGTGCTTAGAAAGAGCTATAAATGGCACACTAGCTAGGGATATGAGACTCCCTTAAACACTTTCTAGATGCATCATGGGCAGGCAGAACAGTCTTGCAGGCAGGGCAGATTTTAAAGCTCAGAGACCTGTTCTCTGCCATCAGACTTATTCCTTGGTACTGAGGAAAGACTCATAGAAAGCAAAATTGCTTTaatttatgtttgtttgttttagcagCAAGCTTAACTAAAACTTACCAAGAAAATACACTAACTCCACGCTAACTACCTACAACCCTAAAACTACTAAAATGCTAAGAGGAAGCAGGAGGACACTGTGGGCTGTGACTTGCTACCATGGGCAGTGAGAAAGAACTGAGTAGCTGTTGGGGCTGCCCCTCCTTTTACACCCTGCCGTAGGGGGCAGATGGGGCACATGTACAGCCCCAGCAGACACTGCCAGCTAAAAGATTCCAGGCTCACGCACACAGGGCACATACACCTACAGTGGGAGCCGAACAAATGTttgaagaagaacaatccccatgGTGTCGATATTATGCTGCACGCCAGGGTGGGTCATTGGCAGCCAGAGATTGAACGAGGGACCTCTGAATTTCAAAGCACGACACTACTGCCTAAAGTACAACACCCTGCTCAGTTAGCCGAGGCTGCAGTAGGCTCATCAAACTCTATGTGTGGCCCAGCCGCCACCAGCAGAGTGCTACACAGAGTGGGTGTGGGATACATCAATCTTGTCCTTAATTCAGCTCTGCTGCATCTAGATGTTACAGCACGTGTACTGTGATATGTAAGCTCATCAGCGCAGGAGTTCAGATCCTGCAGGATGCTGAGTGCCCTTaatttccactgagttcaatggcaGATGAAGCCATTCAGCACCTCGTGATATTGGAGGGGTGCATGATACAATCACAAGGGAcagttttcactttaaaaatgttttgatgaagcAAATTTATCACTGTgtatttttcagaaataaaacagagcCATTACCTGAGGATGTCCATCTGGGGCCCGTCCTTTGTATACTTGAATTTGAACTGATACAGCTCAGTCACCCTCTAGACATTCACAAAGGGAGCAGAAAAAAACAAGTCTTTCAGCAACATGCTGCCAAAGAAAGCTCAATAGATTGTGCAGGAAACTCTCTGGTGTCCATGCTTCCTCATTCCTACGCCTGTCTAGCAGCATCAAATTATTGACTAGGCTCCATTTTGATCTCAAAGATCATCTGCAGATTTTCTTAAAAGAAGCAAATACAAACCCACTTCTGGGCTGAGAAGAAACATGAGAAACTCCAACTCAAAAGGAAGTTGGGGGAGAAAAAGCAGGAGCCACTTAAAACAGGAGGTCATAATGCAAACGGCATGCGAACTAGAGCGTACACCAGTGACGCTACGGTTCGGGCTGGTTGAAAATTCCGCATCCAAATGGGTTTCCGATGGAACACTGGGTTTCTGACTAaataattttttgtcaaaattttttgCCTGAGCACAGAAAAATGTCGATTTTGAAATGCTGCTGCAGGgtctcatgggagctgtagtccaggtgcctcttgctcccatttTCCTCGAgggccaggctccccagccagactacatctgTGTGATGCACCCGGGCCACGCAACTGCCATTGCCAAGAGGGACCTGTGGTGCACCCTGGCCATGCCCTTCCCTTGCCAAGAGGGGgcctgtggtgcatcatgggagatacaGTCCTTCCAGGGAACTCATACAGGTGAATGGGAGCGTGAGGTTTTGGATCTACAACTCCTGTGGGACAGCGGCAGCAGATcagaatgaaaatatttctgttttcgaTATTTTGCTGAAAACTCAACATCTTCTGAGGAAAATAAGAAACCATAAACAGCTCTGGCTATAACACATTTAAAGGG is a window of Eretmochelys imbricata isolate rEreImb1 chromosome 15, rEreImb1.hap1, whole genome shotgun sequence DNA encoding:
- the HORMAD2 gene encoding HORMA domain-containing protein 2; this translates as MAMAQLSHTGQKHKTSKESVLFPHKIATDQQSMVLVKRLLAISVSCITYLRGLFPESSYGTRYLDDLCLKILREDKSCLGSLQIVKWIQGCFDALEKNYLHMAVLAIYTNPKEPQRVTELYQFKFKYTKDGPQMDILSTKMSFAKGVSSEEIKKGSILLIRKLYLLMQNLGPLPNDITLTMKLFYYSDVTPDDYQPPGFKEDSSPDNLLFDGDPVNLKVGSISTGFHILKVRVTTESKRMRTLGSSLIQETGPTEISHQGLDCDEEEEVSTKVRKWLQVTSSYCGEWALPL